One Prunus dulcis chromosome 7, ALMONDv2, whole genome shotgun sequence DNA segment encodes these proteins:
- the LOC117636100 gene encoding PHD finger protein ING2 yields MAIARTGVYVDDYLEYASTLPAELQRLLNTIRELDERSQSMIHQTRQQTKYCLGLSSQSSKKWNNNHSYNNNEEDEAAIEKIRKEIEANQDNALSLCTEKVLLAQQAYDLIDSHVKRLDEDLNHFAEDLKQEGKIPPDEPAVLPPLPIVPKNEKRKPMYVTPQSKRLDFRDRDWDRERDRDFELMPPPGSHKKDYAVPVDVEQPIDPNEPTYCVCHQVSFGDMIACDNENCQGGEWFHYACVGLTPETRFKGKWYCPTCRLQPQSQ; encoded by the exons ATGGCAATTGCACGGACTGGAGTGTACGTCGACGACTATCTTGAAT ACGCAAGCACATTGCCTGCTGAGCTCCAGAGGCTCCTCAACACCATCCGAGAACTCGACGAACGCTCCCAAT CCATGATACACCAGACGAGGCAGCAGACTAAGTACTGTTTGGGATTGTCTTCACAGAGCTCAAAGAAATGGAACAATAACCATAGCTATAATAacaatgaagaagatgaagcgGCAATTGAGAAAATCCGAAAAGAAATCGAAGCAAATCAAGATAATGCATTGAGTCTGTGTACTGAGAAGGTTTTGTTGGCGCAACAAGCTTATGACCTG ATAGATAGTCATGTAAAACGACTTGACGAGGATCTGAATCACTTTGCAGAAGATTTAAAGCAAG AAGGAAAAATACCACCAGATGAACCAGCAGTTCTTCCTCCATTACCTATAGTCCCTAAAAATGAAAAGCGCAAGCCTATGTATGTAACACCTCAATCAAAAAGGCTTGATTTTAGGGATAGGGACTGGGATCGAGAGCGCGATAGGGACTTTGAACTCATGCCTCCCCCAGGAAGCCATAAAAAGGACTATGCTGTCCCTGTTGATGTTGAGCAACCCATTGATCCAAATGAACCTACCTACTGCGTTTGCCATCAG GTCTCTTTTGGAGATATGATTGCCTGTGACAATGAAAAT TGCCAAGGAGGCGAATGGTTCCATTATGCATGCGTTGGGCTGACACCAGAGACAAGATTCAAGGGAAAGTGGTATTGTCCAACATGCAGACTACAACCACAAAGTCAATAA